One genomic segment of Oncorhynchus mykiss isolate Arlee chromosome 10, USDA_OmykA_1.1, whole genome shotgun sequence includes these proteins:
- the LOC110534655 gene encoding zinc finger and BTB domain-containing protein 18 isoform X3: MEVLANAAVAEICKLVDDDYAVLRVEISQSQKENRGLRRKLQLLELKVARERAERTIRERVLASRPSSVKILDRYRGMARGEGHLTGGHRSFVKPAGHNAWRDDQPISIDEGSGISTQHVIVIESADAEAAGPGGLSLVKQERTEGDDPRHSRDIQTGAVAGVAPLLATEDPTAPPQPRNRRSITEVSGMLNADLKSETDSENLTVTHRLLHTGPDQMSDPERLGLGPLGCRPAPGSEYLLYGIPSPRMVHYHRDSGDTLETGNDLSCTYTTEMDPGNMHLGLERQTDLSREDWNQYSSSGYTEGCLDKKGDDIVVDDVKVEGDAPLTWNVDKTHLGEGHSKGRDFLDYRESLETNPNVATHSHLHVLRDREPVPTSTGPSNSHGCVLFDKVLNSEDQRAKEQGGRPTSGNSKEKRFLCTFCNKGFSCPQKVEIHQRVHTGVKPFSCTQCQMRFAEAGNLKRHQRVHTGEKPFNCTQCQMRFTQACHLKRHQRVHTGEKPYSCPRCDMRFAQAGNLKMHLKVHTEERPFACTHCGKRFSERSYLKIHQQKNHSTR, from the exons atggaggtgctagcgaatgcagccgtggcagagatctgtaaactcgtagacgacgactatgcagtgttaCGTGTGGAAATttctcaaagccagaaagaaaacaggggaTTACGGAGGAAACTACAACTACTGGAACTGAAGGTGGCACGGGAGCGCGCAGAGAGGACCATTCGAGAGCGCGTCCTCGCTagtcgtcccagtagtgtcaagatcctcgacagatacagaggaatggcaagag gtgaaggacatctcactggaggccacaggagctttgtgaagccagcaggacacaaCGCTTGGAGAGATGACCAACCCATATCTATAGATGAGGGGAGTGGAATCTCAACCCAGCATGTTATCGTAATAGAG TCTGCAGATGCAGAGGCTGCAGGTCCTGGAGGATTGTCTCTGGTCAAGCAGGAGAGGACTGAAGGAGATGACCCACGACACAGCAGAGACATCCAGACTGGCGCAGTGGCTGGAGTGGCACCCCTTTTAGCCACGGAGGACCCCACCGCCCCACCCCAGCCCAGGAACCGACGCagcatcacggaggtcagtggaaTGCTGAACGCCGAcctcaagtcagagacagacagcgagaatTTAACTGTAACACACAGGCTCTTACACACAGGACCTGACCAAATgtcagacccagagagactggggctgggaccaCTGGGCTGTCGTCCTGCTCCTGGCTCAGAGTATTTGCTTTACGGTATCCCGAGCCCGAGGATGGTTCATTACCATCGGGACTCAGGTGACACGTTGGAGACTGGCAATGATCTGTCTTGTACTtacactacagagatggaccCTGGCAACATGCACTTGGGCTTAGAGAGACAAACTGATCTGTCGCGAGAGGACTGgaaccagtacagtagtagtggATACACTGAAGGGTGCCTAGATAAGAAAGGGGACGATATAGTGGTAGATGATGTGAAAGTGGAGGGCGACGCTCCTCTGACGTGGAATGTAGACAAGACTCACTTAGGAGAAGGACATTCAAAAGGCAGAGATTTTTTAGATTACAGGGAAAGCTTGGAGACAAATCCAAATGTCGCGACCCACTCCCATTTGCACGTGCTCAGGGATCGTGAACCTGTGCCCACGTCGACGGGGCCTTCCAATTCACATGGCTGCGTCCTTTTTGATAAGGTATTGAACTCAGAGGACCAAAGGGCcaaggagcagggagggagaccAACATCTGGCAATAGCAAAGAGAAACGGTTCCTCTGCAcgttctgtaacaaaggcttcagctgcccccagaaggtggagatccaccagagggtccacacaggagtaaaacccttcagctgtacccagtgtcaaaTGCGCTTTGCTGAGGCTGgcaacctgaagaggcaccagagggtccacacaggggagaaacccttcaACTGTACCCAGTGTCAGATGCGCTTCACCCAGGCGTGCCACCTGAAGAGGCatcagagggtccacacaggggagaaaccctacagctgcccCCGGTGCGATATGCGCTTCGCCCAGGCTGGCAAcctgaagatgcacctgaaggtccacacggAAGAGAGGCCGTTCGCCTGTACGCACTgcgggaagaggttctcagagaggagctatCTCaagatacaccagcagaaaaaccaTTCCACACGATAG
- the LOC110534655 gene encoding zinc finger and BTB domain-containing protein 18 isoform X1: MANCMVFHTQIASIMEVLANAAVAEICKLVDDDYAVLRVEISQSQKENRGLRRKLQLLELKVARERAERTIRERVLASRPSSVKILDRYRGMARGEGHLTGGHRSFVKPAGHNAWRDDQPISIDEGSGISTQHVIVIESADAEAAGPGGLSLVKQERTEGDDPRHSRDIQTGAVAGVAPLLATEDPTAPPQPRNRRSITEVSGMLNADLKSETDSENLTVTHRLLHTGPDQMSDPERLGLGPLGCRPAPGSEYLLYGIPSPRMVHYHRDSGDTLETGNDLSCTYTTEMDPGNMHLGLERQTDLSREDWNQYSSSGYTEGCLDKKGDDIVVDDVKVEGDAPLTWNVDKTHLGEGHSKGRDFLDYRESLETNPNVATHSHLHVLRDREPVPTSTGPSNSHGCVLFDKVLNSEDQRAKEQGGRPTSGNSKEKRFLCTFCNKGFSCPQKVEIHQRVHTGVKPFSCTQCQMRFAEAGNLKRHQRVHTGEKPFNCTQCQMRFTQACHLKRHQRVHTGEKPYSCPRCDMRFAQAGNLKMHLKVHTEERPFACTHCGKRFSERSYLKIHQQKNHSTR; the protein is encoded by the exons atggctaactgtatggtttttcacactcaaatagcctccatcatggaggtgctagcgaatgcagccgtggcagagatctgtaaactcgtagacgacgactatgcagtgttaCGTGTGGAAATttctcaaagccagaaagaaaacaggggaTTACGGAGGAAACTACAACTACTGGAACTGAAGGTGGCACGGGAGCGCGCAGAGAGGACCATTCGAGAGCGCGTCCTCGCTagtcgtcccagtagtgtcaagatcctcgacagatacagaggaatggcaagag gtgaaggacatctcactggaggccacaggagctttgtgaagccagcaggacacaaCGCTTGGAGAGATGACCAACCCATATCTATAGATGAGGGGAGTGGAATCTCAACCCAGCATGTTATCGTAATAGAG TCTGCAGATGCAGAGGCTGCAGGTCCTGGAGGATTGTCTCTGGTCAAGCAGGAGAGGACTGAAGGAGATGACCCACGACACAGCAGAGACATCCAGACTGGCGCAGTGGCTGGAGTGGCACCCCTTTTAGCCACGGAGGACCCCACCGCCCCACCCCAGCCCAGGAACCGACGCagcatcacggaggtcagtggaaTGCTGAACGCCGAcctcaagtcagagacagacagcgagaatTTAACTGTAACACACAGGCTCTTACACACAGGACCTGACCAAATgtcagacccagagagactggggctgggaccaCTGGGCTGTCGTCCTGCTCCTGGCTCAGAGTATTTGCTTTACGGTATCCCGAGCCCGAGGATGGTTCATTACCATCGGGACTCAGGTGACACGTTGGAGACTGGCAATGATCTGTCTTGTACTtacactacagagatggaccCTGGCAACATGCACTTGGGCTTAGAGAGACAAACTGATCTGTCGCGAGAGGACTGgaaccagtacagtagtagtggATACACTGAAGGGTGCCTAGATAAGAAAGGGGACGATATAGTGGTAGATGATGTGAAAGTGGAGGGCGACGCTCCTCTGACGTGGAATGTAGACAAGACTCACTTAGGAGAAGGACATTCAAAAGGCAGAGATTTTTTAGATTACAGGGAAAGCTTGGAGACAAATCCAAATGTCGCGACCCACTCCCATTTGCACGTGCTCAGGGATCGTGAACCTGTGCCCACGTCGACGGGGCCTTCCAATTCACATGGCTGCGTCCTTTTTGATAAGGTATTGAACTCAGAGGACCAAAGGGCcaaggagcagggagggagaccAACATCTGGCAATAGCAAAGAGAAACGGTTCCTCTGCAcgttctgtaacaaaggcttcagctgcccccagaaggtggagatccaccagagggtccacacaggagtaaaacccttcagctgtacccagtgtcaaaTGCGCTTTGCTGAGGCTGgcaacctgaagaggcaccagagggtccacacaggggagaaacccttcaACTGTACCCAGTGTCAGATGCGCTTCACCCAGGCGTGCCACCTGAAGAGGCatcagagggtccacacaggggagaaaccctacagctgcccCCGGTGCGATATGCGCTTCGCCCAGGCTGGCAAcctgaagatgcacctgaaggtccacacggAAGAGAGGCCGTTCGCCTGTACGCACTgcgggaagaggttctcagagaggagctatCTCaagatacaccagcagaaaaaccaTTCCACACGATAG